In Pelosinus sp. UFO1, one genomic interval encodes:
- a CDS encoding PRC-barrel domain-containing protein, which produces MKKNSEILGLPVISITEGSELGRVKCLVINAAKGAVAAMVIEDDNWYKVGAKLLPFAAVIGVGDNAITVENSSSIVPIAHDQEIEKLLDANVKVIGAKVLTQRGGFQGRVSEYSVDETGKIGSCQIEGPNGEVDQIQGQCIRTFGKEILIISDDKSSVTPDSIVQGETVTINPGPTPTTNNTTNPVVEEMPQPVAVESSDDSVKKFEEKQRAYLLGKKATRRIEADNGVVIVEQGGEITKEVIQEAQNAGKLVELSMNI; this is translated from the coding sequence GTGAAAAAAAATAGTGAAATTTTAGGGTTGCCTGTTATTAGCATTACTGAAGGTAGCGAGTTAGGGCGGGTGAAATGTCTTGTCATCAACGCAGCGAAAGGTGCTGTTGCCGCTATGGTAATTGAAGACGATAATTGGTATAAAGTAGGTGCTAAACTATTACCTTTTGCAGCTGTTATTGGTGTTGGAGATAATGCTATCACTGTTGAAAATAGTTCTAGCATCGTTCCTATTGCCCATGACCAAGAAATTGAAAAACTACTTGACGCTAATGTTAAGGTGATTGGGGCTAAAGTGCTAACGCAACGTGGTGGTTTTCAGGGACGAGTATCCGAATATAGTGTAGATGAAACTGGTAAAATAGGCAGTTGTCAAATTGAAGGGCCGAATGGAGAAGTTGATCAGATACAAGGACAATGCATTCGCACCTTTGGTAAAGAGATTTTGATCATTTCTGACGATAAAAGCAGTGTTACCCCAGATTCTATAGTTCAGGGTGAAACAGTTACTATTAATCCAGGGCCAACACCAACTACTAACAACACCACAAATCCAGTTGTGGAAGAAATGCCACAACCTGTTGCGGTAGAGTCTAGTGACGATTCGGTCAAGAAATTTGAAGAAAAACAACGGGCATATTTACTAGGGAAAAAAGCCACTCGTCGAATTGAAGCTGATAACGGTGTTGTAATTGTTGAACAGGGCGGCGAAATCACTAAGGAAGTTATTCAAGAAGCACAAAACGCTGGTAAACTTGTCGAACTATCAATGAATATTTAA